Within Rhodothermales bacterium, the genomic segment TCAAAACCGGTGCTGTAGAGAATTCCGAAGTCGAACGCGGCCACGCTTTTCGAATTCTCCGTGGTAACGGAGCTACCGTCATCTGCGAGTTGGTCGACACTGTTGCCGAGATCCTGCTTGACGTACTTAACGGCTCCTCCGACAGAGAATCGATCCGTAAGCGCTTTCGCATAGCCAAAGCCGAGAGCAAATGCGTCGGGCGAGATCAGCGGTGTATCGAGGAAGCCCTGTTCGTTGTTCGAACGTATCGTTCCCTGGATAGAGCCGTAGTCGACGAACATCAGGGAGACTCCGAACACACCCCACCGGCCACCCTTTGGACGAAAGGCCATACTGGCCTGGTTGTAGTCGATGTCCGCAATCCATCCGACGTAGCCGAACGAGGCGTCCACGAATCTTGTCTGGTACGCCAGAACTGCCGGGTTGTAGAAGATGCTGGCGGAACTGCTTACGGTACCCGCCGTGACCGCGTCCCCGAGCGCGGCCGAGCGCGCGTCCAGAGAAACGTTCAGGAATTTCATGCCCGTCTGGGCCAGTTTCTTCTGCTCACCTGATGCTGAACCCTGTCCGCTCACCGCCGCGGGCATTGCAAGCGCCAGCAAAAAGGTGAGGACTGTTACTCGATCTCTCATGAGCAGTCGCGTGGTTAGGGGCTCCAATGGTGCTCCGACTCAGCGTATGATGATAAACTTCTTGATCGCCTTTTCTCCCTCTCGGAACAGAAGTTCTCCGGACTCCGGATCCGAAATATCCTGCGTGACAGTCACGACCGCGATGTACACACCGCTGGCCACCACCTGTCGTGACGACGTGGTGTGATCCCAGAAGGCATCACCACTTCCGTCGCTGTGACTGATCACATCCACAAGCTCGCCCAGCTCCGAGTAAATCCTGATCTCGCAGAAGCCCGGAATGTTGAAGAAGGCAAGCTTGTCCGTCTGATCGGGGAACCGGACGCCCGGTGTGGACCCGATGTTGAAGGGGTTCGGTACGATTCGCAGGCCGGGTAGAATCAGGTCGCCCGTCTCCACATCAGGGATGCAGCGGAACTCCTCACCGACGGGACACGGACGGTCGTCGAAGGAGGAACCCTGCTGCCGCTTCAGCCGAGCCGGCGAAAACGTCTGCGTGTAGTATCGGCTGCTGCGCAGTCGTACACCGGCTGGCGTGAGACCCGTACCGTCGTTGGCCGAGCCATCGCCCACTGCGACGATGTAGTAGTAGTAGTCGATACCGCGTATCGGGGTGGTGTCGTCGTACCCACGATCGGAGCCGCCCGCATCGTGGATCTTTACGTAGGTGCTGTCGAAGCGTCCCCGGGCCCGATAGATCTCGAAGCCACTCGGGGCCGGTTGATCCGGGAAAACATCCCATGCCAGGCTGATCCGGTCGCCGCCACCCGTCACATCAAACGTGCTCGGTGGTGCCGGTGCTCGAGGAATCGAGTAGCCCGACTCGAAGTTGGCGATCGCACGTCGGAACGTCTGGAACAACGAGTCGCGGCTTGTAAATACCCACTCGTTCTTTGTCTTGGTTACTCCTCCGTACGAAATGGCTGCCCCATCGTTGGCTCCGGACTCGCGGTACGCACGACCGATGGCGAGATTGGCTTCCCGGCTGAGTCCGGCTGCCCCTTCCGCCATCACGATCCGTACGCTTTCTCCTGGACCAAGGGTGTAGGGCCCGTAGCCGTTCGCATTGGAATAACCACCCGGGGTTCCAAGTGACGGGTCACCCGACGGATTCAGAAAGCCCGGAAGTCCCGAAGGTTCGACGACGTCTGCATGGCGTGGCGACTTGTGACCGGCTGACATGATGCTGTACTCTGTTCGCATCTTGTCCGGGTTGAATGCGTCGTTCTGCGACTGGTACGGGTCATCCGAACCGATCCACGACGTGGTCGAAGGTTGTGCGATATCGTCGGTGGGATCAGTCGGCGATGTATCGGCGTGAAGCGTCACAACACCCACAAACTGAGAAGCGCCCAGCCGACCCAGCGTATCAGTGGTCGCGATGTTGACTGCGGGCGCAGCCGGCGGCATGATCGGGCCACCGATATTATTGTAGGCGGTGAACGATGGAAATTTGCCGTGCCATACAAACTGCGCCCGAAACTGCTCGTCGGGTGGGTCTACCTTGACACCGTCGCCTCTGGTGTCGAGCATCGCGTTGAGACCCCAGCCCGTTCCATTCCCGACCACGTATCGCGTCTCCTTCGCAACCGACAGACGCCACTGCCAGAAAAAGTAAACGTCTTCGAGCGTCTGATTCGGTAGCTCGATATCCGCATCATCGTCCGTGTTTCCAGTATTCGTGAAGGTGAACTCCATCACGTGGTAGTTGTCGTGGAAACCCTGGCTGAACTGCATGATCTTGCGTTCCATCGTGATCCCAAGGAGGGTGTTCACCTCGTTGATGATCATGCGATCGGCGATCATATCCGGATCCACGAGGTCGTTGACCATCGCGGCCTCGGCCTCTGAGACTTCGCCGTCGACGGTAACGATGGGTGGAGCAAACCGGCTGATGTCTTCAAAGCGAACCGGGAAGAACTCGCCCTGTCCCGATACGCGCGGGCCGACGTGGACAACGCGCTGTGCCCAGTTCTGTCCGTTATCGTCGGTCACGTTTGCGGCGCCGATCCAGAACGCCTTCGCGGCCTGCATATCGGTGAAGCGATAGATGCCGGGCCAGCGCAGACCGTCCTGCTGCGTACGGATGAAGCCGCACTCCTCGCACTCACTGCCGATCTCGGAGT encodes:
- a CDS encoding PorV/PorQ family protein, which translates into the protein MRDRVTVLTFLLALAMPAAVSGQGSASGEQKKLAQTGMKFLNVSLDARSAALGDAVTAGTVSSSASIFYNPAVLAYQTRFVDASFGYVGWIADIDYNQASMAFRPKGGRWGVFGVSLMFVDYGSIQGTIRSNNEQGFLDTPLISPDAFALGFGYAKALTDRFSVGGAVKYVKQDLGNSVDQLADDGSSVTTENSKSVAAFDFGILYSTGFESLTFAFSARNFAKEIEYEEESFQLPLTLKIGVAMDITDLMAADMSDMHDFTLSIDAEHPRDFPEQLKIGGEYMFMDTIALRAGYVFPTDEQGINLGVGVRRFGIRADYAYTDFGIFSSVHRLSLSVGI